The Desulfomicrobium orale DSM 12838 genome includes a window with the following:
- a CDS encoding DUF2304 domain-containing protein, producing the protein MPFSVQICLIFLSIIMLLIVLKFISKRYMRIEISILWIISSISVFLVAVFEEKADQIACFFKVEYPPALFFALAISFIILILFYFSIEISKLKEKCSILNQEASLNRAFIEELEKKYNEEHAGK; encoded by the coding sequence ATGCCGTTCAGTGTACAAATTTGCCTTATTTTTTTAAGCATAATTATGCTTCTCATCGTGCTTAAATTTATATCTAAAAGATATATGAGGATTGAAATATCAATTCTTTGGATTATATCGAGTATTTCTGTATTTCTTGTGGCTGTTTTTGAAGAAAAAGCTGATCAGATAGCATGTTTTTTTAAAGTGGAATATCCTCCTGCACTATTTTTTGCTTTGGCAATATCTTTTATAATTTTAATATTATTTTATTTTTCAATTGAAATTTCAAAACTGAAGGAGAAATGCAGTATCCTGAACCAGGAAGCATCGTTGAATCGTGCATTTATCGAAGAGCTGGAAAAAAAATATAATGAAGAACATGCCGGTAAATAA
- a CDS encoding class I SAM-dependent methyltransferase yields MIYYNNPKNYDWFRQSGPFSYILKKEMNSVKLILDNIEYKSILDVGCGTGIYTSIIPKDKFYMGIDPDIEMYQFCLSKKIKCCNTSIENFIVEDKFDVVLFSGSFEFIENKFSAINKCAKILNKNGKIIIITPRRCMIGYIYAIFHNIMGDNVELYDDDMHLSSNIKLAFRRRVNFLVDVFMYVNI; encoded by the coding sequence ATGATTTATTATAATAATCCAAAAAATTATGACTGGTTTAGACAGAGCGGACCATTTTCTTATATTCTTAAAAAAGAAATGAATTCTGTTAAGTTAATACTGGATAACATAGAATACAAATCTATTTTAGATGTAGGCTGTGGAACAGGAATATATACATCAATAATTCCAAAAGATAAGTTTTACATGGGTATCGATCCGGATATTGAAATGTATCAATTCTGCTTATCAAAAAAAATAAAATGCTGTAATACAAGTATAGAAAACTTTATTGTAGAAGATAAGTTTGATGTTGTATTGTTTTCTGGGTCATTTGAATTTATAGAAAATAAATTCAGCGCTATAAATAAATGCGCTAAAATATTAAATAAAAATGGAAAAATAATTATCATAACACCTAGAAGATGTATGATTGGGTATATATATGCTATATTTCATAATATTATGGGTGATAATGTTGAATTATATGACGACGATATGCATTTATCATCAAATATAAAATTAGCATTCAGGCGCAGAGTAAACTTTCTTGTTGATGTTTTTATGTACGTGAACATTTAA
- a CDS encoding ABC transporter ATP-binding protein, protein MIAIYLQAFRLCHKKYSGQMIAWLLIALLEIPFYILMVFCFENLSSQVAPFKNGLLVVLLATICFFIHLLSDLNLFQCAMVYPTRDLQTKIFRHFLHIPPRLYPEVPSGELSNVLFSQITAGWFVQGIVKSLYYLTKIIALFIIIAYVSIPLGLVSTVPVFILVFFCRSLGQSFIDTHAEAAAASVRLRNFITDTLNGILSIKLFNTSELHADRTRELSKIHNKCWLRADFLGEGVNTLSVSLPQLVIPLFFIFGGLLIGKGNISISQLVSMYIILNFLNNAISEAGILLGYAMNYGGQLKVILDFLEKEQEGEDAACINNGEIKFENIHFSYRDRESLLQDINFSIHSGEKTALVGGSGIGKSSLFSLLRGMHYPDSGRITIGGVEVTHKNAISLRENIASVSQGAYLFDADVLFNLTLGKEKDMDEIHNVLRLVGLRSFIKSLPDGLHTHLGPNGFSMSGGEKVRLCLARAMLMDRKMLLLDEFTANIDSIREEKIIDQILNQMEGKTIIIISHRLSSVCIFPRIIYIADGKIAADGSHDELLKLEGYRGLFGNQI, encoded by the coding sequence GTGATTGCTATCTATCTGCAAGCGTTTCGCTTGTGTCACAAGAAGTATTCCGGGCAGATGATCGCTTGGCTTTTGATCGCGTTGCTGGAAATTCCATTTTATATTTTAATGGTTTTTTGTTTTGAAAACCTTTCATCCCAGGTGGCCCCTTTCAAAAATGGTCTTCTGGTTGTCCTGCTGGCCACAATTTGTTTCTTCATCCATCTGCTTTCCGACCTGAATTTATTCCAATGCGCCATGGTTTATCCAACGCGCGATTTGCAGACAAAAATTTTCAGACATTTTCTGCATATCCCTCCGCGTCTCTATCCGGAAGTACCATCGGGAGAACTGAGCAATGTTCTTTTTTCGCAGATCACTGCCGGATGGTTTGTGCAGGGCATTGTTAAATCTCTGTACTATCTGACAAAGATCATAGCTCTTTTTATCATCATTGCCTATGTTTCCATTCCTCTGGGTCTTGTTTCAACCGTTCCTGTCTTTATCCTGGTATTTTTCTGCCGCAGCCTTGGCCAGTCGTTTATTGACACTCATGCCGAAGCGGCAGCTGCAAGTGTCAGGCTCAGAAATTTTATTACAGATACCTTGAACGGAATTTTATCCATAAAGCTTTTTAATACATCTGAATTGCACGCCGACCGGACTCGTGAATTGTCAAAAATACACAACAAGTGCTGGTTGCGGGCTGACTTTCTGGGTGAGGGAGTGAATACGCTTTCAGTCTCCTTGCCACAACTTGTCATCCCTTTGTTTTTTATATTCGGAGGTCTTCTTATAGGAAAAGGAAATATATCTATTTCCCAGCTTGTCTCCATGTATATAATTTTGAATTTTCTGAATAATGCAATATCAGAGGCTGGAATTTTGCTTGGATATGCAATGAATTATGGTGGTCAACTGAAAGTTATTCTTGATTTTCTTGAGAAGGAACAAGAAGGGGAAGATGCCGCATGTATAAATAATGGAGAAATAAAATTTGAAAATATTCATTTCTCATATAGAGACAGGGAATCTCTGCTGCAAGATATAAACTTTTCCATACATTCAGGAGAAAAAACAGCCCTTGTCGGAGGATCAGGTATTGGGAAAAGTTCTCTTTTCTCTCTTTTGCGCGGCATGCACTATCCTGATTCCGGGCGGATAACAATCGGTGGCGTGGAAGTGACGCATAAAAATGCAATCTCATTGCGTGAAAACATCGCTTCCGTCAGCCAGGGTGCCTATCTCTTTGACGCGGATGTCTTGTTCAACCTGACGTTGGGAAAAGAAAAAGACATGGATGAAATTCATAATGTTTTACGCCTTGTGGGCTTACGATCTTTCATCAAAAGCCTGCCGGACGGATTGCATACGCATCTTGGGCCGAATGGATTTTCCATGTCCGGAGGAGAAAAGGTGCGCTTATGTCTGGCCCGAGCCATGCTCATGGACAGGAAAATGCTTCTGCTGGATGAGTTTACGGCAAATATCGACTCTATTCGGGAAGAAAAAATTATTGATCAGATTCTGAACCAAATGGAAGGGAAAACAATAATCATCATCTCGCACCGATTGTCCTCTGTTTGTATTTTTCCAAGGATCATCTACATTGCCGACGGCAAAATTGCAGCAGATGGAAGTCATGATGAATTACTGAAACTGGAAGGCTACAGGGGTTTGTTTGGGAATCAAATCTGA
- a CDS encoding glycosyltransferase family 2 protein — MKKIVIIPSYNEEKNIGKVIRGIRKNHRNLDVLVINDCSDDKTEEIAKYENAYVVNHVLRAGYGASLQTGYKYALHKNYDIVIQLDGDGQHDPEHISALVTEIERNHADLAIGSRFLEDSGYRMQLVRKIGLRFFQILIYLLTRRKITDPTSGYQALSKKVVHSYARNDFFPSDFPDADVLVYLIHSGARIKEIPVVMYENRQGKSIHSGIKPLYYIIKILLSLYIVHTRKYSR, encoded by the coding sequence ATGAAGAAGATAGTTATCATACCTTCATACAATGAGGAAAAAAATATTGGAAAAGTAATCAGGGGAATACGCAAGAATCATAGAAATCTGGATGTTTTGGTAATAAATGATTGCTCTGATGATAAAACAGAAGAAATTGCAAAGTATGAGAACGCCTATGTCGTCAATCACGTGCTGCGTGCAGGATACGGGGCTTCTCTGCAAACAGGATATAAGTACGCTCTTCACAAAAACTACGACATCGTTATTCAACTTGATGGAGACGGGCAGCATGACCCGGAGCATATCTCCGCATTGGTAACGGAAATAGAACGCAACCATGCGGACTTGGCAATTGGTTCCAGGTTTCTGGAAGATTCAGGATACAGAATGCAATTAGTCAGAAAAATCGGGTTAAGATTTTTTCAGATTCTGATTTATCTTCTGACCAGAAGAAAAATTACGGATCCTACATCAGGTTATCAGGCGTTATCCAAAAAAGTGGTTCACTCCTATGCCAGAAATGATTTTTTTCCTTCGGACTTTCCGGATGCGGATGTTCTTGTTTATCTCATTCATTCAGGCGCAAGGATAAAAGAAATTCCGGTTGTCATGTATGAAAACAGGCAGGGAAAATCAATTCATAGCGGCATTAAGCCATTATATTATATTATAAAAATTCTTTTATCTCTATATATTGTGCATACCAGGAAATATTCAAGGTGA
- a CDS encoding polysaccharide deacetylase family protein, which translates to MKNMPVNKNIMTCDLEDWYHPSLIGADISQWDSFDSRILEPAEEILAIFRKNNCTATFFVLGHVAEKFPELIKKIHAEGHEIASHGYAHKLVYNQSPEEFRSDLQRSLKVLAELTGERIRGYRAPSWSARKEFEWFWRILAEEGIEYDSSLFPFKTFLYGDNEVPTCIHRYSVDQERTIVEIPPSVMHFSGKRIPFSGGFFLRTMPVIFVRYFIKNNNKYGKPVVVYFHPWEFDAEQPRIKMKYRDYFIQYANIKNMHGKIEKISKEFSFTSIKNYLSQNGELN; encoded by the coding sequence ATGAAGAACATGCCGGTAAATAAAAATATCATGACGTGCGATCTGGAGGACTGGTATCATCCCAGTCTGATTGGGGCGGATATTTCTCAATGGGACAGCTTTGATTCCCGCATTCTGGAGCCTGCAGAAGAAATATTGGCGATATTCAGAAAAAACAACTGCACGGCGACTTTTTTTGTTCTGGGGCATGTAGCTGAAAAGTTTCCTGAACTCATAAAAAAAATTCATGCGGAAGGACACGAGATTGCCAGTCATGGATATGCCCACAAGCTGGTCTACAATCAAAGCCCGGAGGAGTTTCGCAGCGATCTGCAACGTTCCCTGAAAGTGCTGGCCGAGCTGACAGGAGAACGGATTCGTGGGTATCGCGCTCCATCCTGGTCCGCAAGGAAGGAGTTTGAATGGTTCTGGCGAATTCTCGCGGAAGAGGGAATTGAATACGATTCCAGTCTGTTTCCGTTTAAAACATTTCTCTATGGAGACAATGAAGTACCCACATGTATTCATAGATATTCCGTGGATCAGGAGCGAACAATAGTGGAGATTCCTCCGTCGGTAATGCATTTTTCAGGAAAACGCATACCTTTCAGCGGAGGTTTTTTCTTGCGCACAATGCCGGTAATTTTTGTCAGATATTTTATCAAGAACAATAATAAATATGGAAAACCTGTTGTTGTTTATTTTCATCCATGGGAATTTGATGCTGAACAGCCGAGAATAAAAATGAAATACAGAGATTATTTTATTCAATACGCAAATATAAAAAATATGCATGGAAAGATAGAAAAAATAAGCAAAGAGTTTTCCTTTACAAGTATAAAAAATTACTTGTCTCAAAATGGAGAGTTAAATTGA
- a CDS encoding TonB-dependent receptor plug domain-containing protein, translating into MRRGILALFLVLSFALQSFAAEVQGNPADKTQGKTVKLDDVVVTATKTEMKTSEAPASIDVLTSEDLAIKANADNIFDALKTIPGTTTLSTGGGMGWGDIKIRGFMPSILINGRDSRHFATNYGLDPGLVGMEGIERIEVLKGPQSTMHGGRAISGAVNIIMKKGDKDNPFLNIKSGFGSGKSLLGSMTTGGGVGNVSYIISLYGDKKDEFKTPKGKIPYGESDRKNFYTRLDYDFNDSHSLTLDYTYNEARHIGGGKGQWYKKLKAYDHKIWDGEALYQSVNLSYNGDFEDLFSLYLTSGIGENNYDYVYGYNGWGMTDLNDYLSRQNYTEMENKFFQNEIRGTLNLLPDEKLRIVAGVQHKTTKLDWLAIKNHKFSYRNKETETVYAPYGQVEYRPVDQILAIAGVRYDRYTYDESSSKSSTSPRFSLSYFPFANTNYDYTTLWASYTEAFNPPSAVQMLGNAFIDPNPDIKPEKAKGWEVGLKQRLSRWGNFEFSYFDTDYTDMLAVQSKYGMHRRFYNINKANVEGMEAKLEVFPTDWLSFYSSYSTQKREDKGKGKRLFGQPDEVLSYGVSIHDLKGFSADLSALRLGKYKNSSGYRYLGAYHPSNGKTILNFKALYKYSLTDNVVVEPYVTINNLTDEEYYEGATPGLAEGRNYQTGVALRVEF; encoded by the coding sequence ATGCGAAGAGGTATTTTGGCTTTATTCTTGGTTTTGAGTTTTGCGCTGCAAAGTTTTGCGGCGGAAGTTCAAGGCAATCCCGCCGATAAGACTCAAGGAAAGACGGTTAAACTGGATGATGTGGTGGTCACGGCGACCAAGACGGAAATGAAGACATCTGAAGCACCGGCGAGTATAGATGTGCTGACCAGTGAAGACTTGGCGATAAAAGCCAATGCGGACAACATCTTTGACGCTCTGAAAACAATTCCCGGCACTACAACTCTCTCTACAGGGGGCGGCATGGGCTGGGGCGATATTAAAATTCGCGGATTCATGCCGTCGATTTTAATAAACGGCAGGGACAGCAGGCATTTTGCGACAAATTACGGACTTGATCCGGGGCTTGTCGGCATGGAGGGGATTGAACGAATCGAAGTGCTTAAAGGTCCGCAATCCACCATGCACGGCGGGCGGGCTATCAGCGGTGCAGTAAACATCATCATGAAGAAAGGGGATAAGGATAACCCGTTTCTGAATATCAAGTCCGGCTTCGGGAGCGGCAAATCCCTGCTGGGAAGTATGACTACAGGGGGTGGGGTTGGGAACGTCTCTTACATTATCAGCCTTTATGGAGACAAGAAAGATGAGTTTAAAACCCCCAAAGGTAAAATACCTTATGGCGAATCCGACAGAAAAAATTTCTACACTAGGCTTGATTACGACTTTAACGATAGCCATTCCCTTACGCTGGACTATACCTATAACGAAGCCCGCCACATTGGTGGAGGAAAGGGGCAATGGTACAAAAAACTTAAAGCTTATGATCATAAGATCTGGGATGGAGAAGCTCTTTATCAGAGCGTAAATTTAAGCTACAATGGCGATTTTGAGGATTTGTTTTCACTCTACCTCACAAGCGGTATTGGTGAAAATAACTATGACTATGTTTATGGTTATAATGGATGGGGGATGACTGATCTCAATGATTACTTGAGTCGTCAAAACTATACAGAAATGGAAAACAAGTTTTTTCAGAATGAAATTCGTGGAACATTAAATCTGCTGCCAGATGAGAAGTTGCGAATTGTTGCAGGCGTGCAACATAAAACAACAAAGCTGGATTGGCTTGCTATAAAAAATCACAAATTCTCGTACCGAAACAAAGAAACGGAAACCGTTTACGCACCTTATGGTCAGGTAGAATACCGCCCCGTAGATCAGATTTTGGCCATCGCCGGGGTCAGGTACGATCGGTATACCTATGACGAGTCCAGCTCAAAAAGCTCGACCAGTCCCAGATTTTCCTTGTCCTACTTTCCCTTTGCCAACACAAATTATGATTACACCACGCTTTGGGCTTCCTATACCGAAGCGTTTAATCCCCCTTCCGCTGTTCAAATGCTCGGCAATGCATTTATAGATCCGAATCCGGATATAAAGCCCGAAAAAGCCAAGGGATGGGAAGTTGGGCTTAAGCAAAGATTATCGCGTTGGGGAAACTTTGAATTTAGCTACTTTGACACAGACTATACAGATATGCTTGCTGTCCAATCAAAATACGGAATGCATCGTAGATTTTACAATATCAATAAAGCAAATGTCGAGGGTATGGAGGCCAAGTTGGAAGTGTTCCCCACGGATTGGTTGAGTTTTTATTCATCCTATTCAACACAGAAGAGGGAAGATAAGGGCAAGGGCAAAAGGTTATTTGGACAACCGGATGAAGTGCTTTCATATGGCGTTAGTATTCATGACCTGAAAGGATTTTCTGCGGATTTGAGCGCGCTCAGACTGGGTAAGTATAAAAATAGTTCCGGATACCGATATTTGGGGGCGTATCACCCGTCGAACGGTAAAACTATCTTGAATTTCAAGGCATTATATAAATATAGCCTGACGGACAATGTCGTGGTGGAGCCGTATGTGACGATCAACAACCTGACCGACGAGGAATATTACGAAGGGGCCACCCCTGGGTTGGCGGAGGGCAGGAATTATCAGACAGGAGTTGCGCTCCGAGTTGAATTCTAG
- a CDS encoding DUF4198 domain-containing protein, which produces MKQKLVLFILLLTLLGANHASAHNFFVNITESMAHPPGSIVANIGWGHAMPMDDFLQGDMLDTYAIYDPGLKKMDFPFSPDTNKAAGGNEGKSTANFPGGKMLAGDAYARKVLFNENSPQGTYQIAASIKKTQFAVWTDQQGREKWGRKTLDQIKDAKEVKLCWRFQSFAKAFVPVGAWSEPKPVGHDLEMIPLTDLSKVRVGDEVEFKVLMLGQPLEADFSSGLPVLEAYGEQYGADGNYGLQGRISKGIAKIRVTAPGKWLATVRMRKPVTKEDGPAELVGKALEVGYNTTVTFFVRQ; this is translated from the coding sequence ATGAAACAGAAGCTTGTCCTTTTCATTCTGTTGCTGACGCTCTTGGGAGCAAATCACGCCTCGGCGCATAACTTTTTCGTGAACATAACCGAATCCATGGCCCATCCGCCGGGAAGCATTGTCGCCAATATCGGTTGGGGACACGCCATGCCCATGGATGATTTTTTACAAGGCGATATGCTGGATACATATGCGATTTACGACCCTGGCTTGAAAAAAATGGATTTCCCTTTTTCTCCGGATACGAACAAGGCTGCTGGGGGGAATGAAGGGAAAAGCACTGCGAACTTTCCCGGCGGAAAGATGCTTGCGGGCGACGCATACGCCCGCAAAGTTTTATTCAATGAAAACTCCCCTCAGGGCACATACCAGATCGCGGCTTCCATTAAGAAAACGCAGTTCGCCGTCTGGACCGACCAGCAGGGACGGGAAAAATGGGGGAGGAAAACGCTCGATCAGATCAAGGACGCGAAAGAAGTCAAACTGTGCTGGCGGTTTCAAAGTTTCGCCAAGGCTTTTGTGCCTGTGGGGGCATGGAGTGAACCCAAACCAGTGGGACATGATCTGGAAATGATACCGTTAACGGATTTGTCCAAAGTCCGTGTGGGTGATGAAGTGGAATTCAAAGTGCTGATGCTCGGTCAGCCCTTGGAGGCGGATTTCAGCAGCGGCCTGCCCGTGCTCGAAGCTTACGGGGAGCAGTACGGCGCTGACGGAAATTATGGTCTGCAAGGACGTATTTCCAAGGGAATCGCCAAAATCCGCGTGACCGCTCCGGGCAAATGGCTGGCCACAGTCAGAATGCGTAAACCAGTCACAAAAGAAGATGGACCTGCGGAACTGGTGGGAAAGGCTCTGGAGGTCGGCTACAACACGACAGTTACTTTTTTTGTTCGTCAATAA